From the genome of Planctomycetota bacterium:
AGCCATTTGTCAACGCCGTCGCCCCGCGCGGGGCGCGCGTGTACCTGCTCGGCACCGGCACGGCGCTGTATTTCCGCGGGCCTCTGGTGTACAACGCGACGTGGGACGCGTGGCCGTTCGGCGAGATCGTCGCGGCCCACCCGAACGACCCGGCGGCGTGGTCGCGCGCGCTGCGCGAGCGCGGCATCGACCTCGTCCTCGTCGACTTCGGCGAGATCGCACGCCTCACACGCTCCGGCTGGATCGACCCGCGCGTGCGGGGCGACGAGGTCGCGGCGTGGGTGCGCTCGGGCACGGTCGTCGTCCGCGCGTGGGACGAGGTCGGCGTATTCCTCGTCATGCCGCTGACGGACCAGCCGCCGAGCGGGCCCGCGGACACGGGGCGCCCCGGGGCGGTTGACCGCGAGACTCCCCCACCGCCGCCGGGCGGCACGGGGGCGCTGTGAGCGCACCCGGCACGCCGCCCGGAGCCGCGCCAGGCGGGGTGGTGCGCGAGGCGGAGCGCCTGTCGCGCGCGCGCGGGCCGCTGCGGCTTGCGGTGCAGATCGTGGGCATGCTGGTGGCGCTCGGGCTGCTCGCGTGGTGCGTGCGGCTGGCGCTGGCGCCGGCGAACCGCGCGTCGATCCGGCGTCTGTCCGAGGCGCCGACGGAACTGGTGGCGGCGCTGTTCGCGCTGGCGCTGGCGGGGCTGGTGCTGAACGGGCTGGGGTTCGCGATCACGCTGCGTCGGCTGGCGCGCGTGCGCCTGCTCGACGTGCAGGCAACGAACGCGATCGCGACCGCGCTGGCCTACCTGCCCTTCAAGCTCAGCATCGTGGCGCGGGTGATGTACCACCACCGGCGCGACGGCGTGCCCCTGATGCGCATCGGCGCCTGGCTGGGCGCGAACGCCACGATCATCCTCGCGGTGGTCGTGCCGCTGGGCGCGGCGGGGCTCTGGCGGGGCGGGCTGGACGGGGCATATATCGCGGCGTCGGCCGGCGGACTCATCGCCTGCGTCGGCGGGGCGCACTTCGTCGCGCTGGCGTTCGGGGGCGAGGCCGGGCTGGCGCGCCTCGCGGCTCTCGCCCGTCGCGCCCGCCTGGGCTTCGTCGAGCGCCTGCTCGCCCGTCCCAGCATCCGCGACCTGCACGCGGGCCTGGCGATCATCGCCCACCGCCCCACGCTGCTCGCCGCCGCGGGCGTGCGCGTGGCCGATGTGCTCGTGCAGGCCCTGCGGTTCATCGTGGTCGGGCGCGCGCTGGGCATCCCGCTGCCCTTCGAGAAGGCGGTGCTGGCGTCGAGCACGTTCTTCCTGACGGGGGCGGCGTCGCCGGCGGGCTCGGTGGGGGCGCGCGAGGGCGCGACGACCGGCGTGGGCGCGCTCGTCCAGATCCCCGGCGTGCCGTACGAATCGCTGTCGGTCATTGCGCTGGCCGTGAGCGCCGCGGAGATCGTGCTGTACGTGCCGCTGGGGGTGGCGGCGTTCCTGTACCTGCGGGTGCGGCGCCCGCTTGTCCCGTACGATCCCGCCGATGCGTCTGGCCCTCATCCCGCTGAACCCGACGGTCGGCGCACTGCGATCAAATAGCGACATGATCGCGCGCGCGTTCGCGGACGCTGGGGCGCGCGGGGCGGCGCTGGCCGTCACGCCCGAGCTGTGCGTCTGCGGCTACCCACCCCGCGACCTGCTGCTGGCGGAACGGTTCGTCGAATCGTGCGAGCGGGCGGCCCTCGACGCCGCCAAGGCCGCCCCGCCGG
Proteins encoded in this window:
- a CDS encoding lysylphosphatidylglycerol synthase domain-containing protein, which translates into the protein MSAPGTPPGAAPGGVVREAERLSRARGPLRLAVQIVGMLVALGLLAWCVRLALAPANRASIRRLSEAPTELVAALFALALAGLVLNGLGFAITLRRLARVRLLDVQATNAIATALAYLPFKLSIVARVMYHHRRDGVPLMRIGAWLGANATIILAVVVPLGAAGLWRGGLDGAYIAASAGGLIACVGGAHFVALAFGGEAGLARLAALARRARLGFVERLLARPSIRDLHAGLAIIAHRPTLLAAAGVRVADVLVQALRFIVVGRALGIPLPFEKAVLASSTFFLTGAASPAGSVGAREGATTGVGALVQIPGVPYESLSVIALAVSAAEIVLYVPLGVAAFLYLRVRRPLVPYDPADASGPHPAEPDGRRTAIK